The DNA segment GCGCAGTAGTACACGCGGTCCCGGCCCCCGCCCTCCACCACCACGTCCATGATTTGTTCGACGGTGCGGCGGTCGACCCCGCCGCACAGGTCCGCCATCACCCGGACCCCCTCCGTCGCGGCCAGCGCCTCGGCCAGGGTCGGCACCCCGCCGCCCGTGAGCCCGCGCACCTCCTCGGCCGACAGCGCGCGCAGCGGCCGGTCGACCTCCCACAACCGCTTCAGCGTCTCGTCGTGCAGCAGCACGGGGACGCCGTCGCGGGTGAGCCGTACGTCGATCTCGACCGCGTCCGCGCCCCGGGCGATGGCCGAACGCAGCGAGTCGAGGGTGTTCTCGCGGAAGCGGTAGGGGTCGCCGCGGTGGGCCACGGCAGTCACGGTCTGCATGGACCCCATTGTGGCCGGGGCCGCCCGGTCAGCGGGCGAGCCAGGCGCCCGTGTACGTGTCGATCTCGGCGGCGATCCTGGCCTTGCCCGCAGCGTCCAGGAAGGACGCCTCGACGGCGTTCTTCGCCAGAGCGGCCACACCCCGCTCGTCCAGGTCGAGCAGACGGGCGGCCACCGCGTACTCGCTGTTCAGGTCGGTGCCGAACATCGGCGGGTCGTCGGAGTTGATCGTGACCAGCACGCCCGCCTCGACGAACTTCCCGATCGGGTGCTCGTCGAGGGTACGGACCGCGCGGGTGGCGATGTTCGAGGTCGGACAGACCTCCAGCGCGATGCGGTGCTCGGCGAGGTGGGCGAGCAGCCGGGGGTCCTGGGCCGAGCTGGTGCCGTGTCCGATGCGCTCCGCGCGCAGGTCCGTCAGCGCGTCCCACACCGTCTGCGGACCGGTCGTCTCACCGGCGTGCGGGACGGAGTGCAGGCCGGCCGCGATGGCCCGGTCGAAGTACGGCTTGAACTGCGGCCGGGGCACGCCGACCTCGGGGCCGCCGAGCCCGAACGACACCAGGCCCTCCGGCCGGATCCGGTCGTCGGTGGCCAGCCGGGCCGTCACCTCGGCGGACTCCAGCCCGGCCTCGCCCGGGATGTCGAAGCACCAGCGCAGCACGGTCCCGAACTCGGCCTCGGCCGCCTTGCGGGCGTCCTCGATCGCGTCCATGAACGCCTTCTCCTCGATGCCGCGCCGGACGGAGGAGAACGGGGTGACGGTCAGCTCGGCGTAGCGCACCTGCTGGCGCGCCAGGTCCCGGGCCACCTCGTACGTCAGCAGCCGTATGTCCTCCGGCGTGCGGATCAGGTCGACCACCGACAGGTACACCTCGATGAAGTGCGCGAAGTCGGTGAACGTGAAGTAGTCCGCCAGCGCCTCGGGGTCCGTCGGCACCTTCGAGTCGGGGTGCCGGGCGGCCAGCTCCGAGACGATGCGGGGGGAGGCGGAACCGACGTGGTGCACGTGCAGTTCGGCCTTGGGCAGTCCGGCGATGAAGGCGTGCAGATCGCGGTGTGCCGCGTCGGCGGCGGGCACGGCGCTGATCTCGGTGCTGCGCTCGGTCAAGGGGTCCTCCCCGGAAAACGGCGCCCGTGGACTCGTGGTCCGTGACCCGGGCGCGGGTGATCGGCTGATCGGTGGCTCCCCAGCATCCTAGGCGGGGGCGGACGCGCCCTCGGCCGGGGCGGAGCGGGGCCGGGGGCCGGACTCCGGGGCTGGTGGCGCCGCCGGGACCGGGACGTCGAGGTGTGAAGCCCAGGCCTTAGCATGTCGGGACTACCGAGGGACGGGGATGGGGAAATGACGGACGGGACGCAGCCGGACGCGGGCAAGGGGTTCGACAACCCCTGGGCGCCGCCCGAGAGCAAGACCTCACTGGAGAAGGGCGCTCAGCAGCCTCCGGTGCAGGACCACATACCCGGGCAGCCCGCCCCGCAGCAGCCGCCGGTGCAGCCGCAGGCGGTGCACGACCACGAGACCGTCACGTCCATGCCGACGCCCGGCTTCGGTCCGCCCGTCCCGCCTCCGGCGCAGGCGCCGGCCGGAGCCGCCGTACCCCCGCCGCCGGTCGCGCCCTCGGGTCCCGGCATGGGCGCTCCGCAGGCGCCCGGCGGGTACGGCTACCCCGGTTACCC comes from the Streptomyces sp. NBC_00820 genome and includes:
- a CDS encoding glycerophosphodiester phosphodiesterase, whose product is MQTVTAVAHRGDPYRFRENTLDSLRSAIARGADAVEIDVRLTRDGVPVLLHDETLKRLWEVDRPLRALSAEEVRGLTGGGVPTLAEALAATEGVRVMADLCGGVDRRTVEQIMDVVVEGGGRDRVYYCAGAEAMLAVRAADPAAEIALTRTTVAPPRPALLDVVRPRWLNYRFSLVDRDLATRVHHAGYLLSVWTPDTRRSMRRLLDLGVDSITTNRVGALRALRSKDA